A DNA window from Fragaria vesca subsp. vesca linkage group LG3, FraVesHawaii_1.0, whole genome shotgun sequence contains the following coding sequences:
- the LOC101295409 gene encoding uncharacterized protein LOC101295409: protein MATIRMSHTLLAILVVLVSMEAMSLVLGQGNGNGNGNGNGNGSGNGNGNGNGNGNESDDTAVSHYDVLTPLASGQERGFCKAKGACYYKTLVCPSECPQRKPKKNKKHKGCFINCGSKCEVTCKYRRANCNGYGSLCYDPRFVGGDGVMFYFHGAKGGNFAIVSDNNLQINAHFIGTRPTGRTRDYTWVQAFSIMFDTHTLVIAAKKISKWDDKVDALMVKWDGESVTIPTDGEAEWRIMAEGREVVVERTDDTNYVRVTVSGLVEMDIRVRPIGAEENKVHKYQIPSGDSFAHLETQFRFSNLSDLVEGVLGKTYRPGYVSPVKVGVLMPMMGGEDKYETPSLFSPLCKVCKFQRQSGLAQY, encoded by the exons GCAATGTCCCTTGTTCTGGGCCAAGGCAATGGAAATGGAAACGGCAATGGCAATGGTAATGGCAGTGGTAATGGCAACGGGAACGGGAATGGCAATGGCAATGAATCTGATGACACTGCAGTTTCTCACTACGATGTATTGACACCGTTGGCATCCGGACAGGAAAGAGGCTTCTGCAAAGCAAAGGGTGCCTGCTATTACAAGACCCTTGTGTGTCCATCAGAATGCCCTCAGAGAAAGCCAAAGAAGAACAAGAAACACAAGGGTTGTTTCATCAACTGTGGCAGCAAATGTGAAGTGACTTGCAAGT ATAGGCGAGCCAACTGTAATGGGTATGGTTCTCTCTGTTATGATCCAAGGTTTGTAGGTGGTGATGGTGTAATGTTCTACTTCCATGGAGCCAAGGGAGGAAACTTTGCCATTGTTTCAGATAACAACCTCCAAATCAATGCACACTTCATTGGAACTCGACCAACAGGAAGGACTCGCGATTACACATGGGTTCAAGCTTTCTCAATCATGTTTGATACTCACACCCTTGTAATTGCAGCAAAGAAGATCTCAAAGTGGGATGACAAAGTTGACGCACTAATGGTAAAGTGGGATGGTGAGTCAGTCACCATCCCTACTGATGGAGAAGCCGAATGGAGGATCATGGCTGAAGGAAGAGAAGTAGTAGTTGAGAGAACCGATGATACAAACTACGTAAGAGTTACAGTTTCAGGGCTGGTAGAGATGGACATAAGGGTCAGGCCAATTGGAGCAGAAGAAAACAAGGTTCACAAGTACCAAATACCATCCGGTGATTCTTTTGCTCACTTAGAGACACAATTCAGGTTTTCCAACTTATCTGATCTTGTGGAAGGAGTGTTGGGAAAGACTTACAGGCCAGGCTATGTTAGTCCAGTTAAGGTTGGAGTTCTAATGCCAATGATGGGTGGAGAGGACAAGTACGAAACTCCATCACTCTTTTCACCTCTCTGCAAGGTTTGCAAGTTCCAAAGGCAATCTGGACTTGCTCAATACTGA